The DNA sequence GTGTAGTAAACACTTGAAATAGTGCTACACCGCTCAATGTGCAAATGTGCCACTTAATGATCCACGATGATGATTTTTTATGTGTTCATATTGAATATGTGTCGTATTGAATATGTGTTCGTATCATATCCAAACTGTTAGGTTATattacataaaataataaagttttGAATCTAGCATCTAGAATAGGATCCTCTCAAGATCCCTTTCACTTGGATTATCCTAATCCTTCAATCGTATCTCCACCATgaattaattaactttttttttttttttttttgctttttcatgTTCATCTTGTTCCCccctgctctctctctctctctctctctctctctctctctctctctctctctctctctgtgggaGGACTTGGTACCAGTTTTGGGCAATCGGAGGCAAGAAGACATGTGGGCGTGGTGGGTCGGCAATTGGAGCCAGAACCCATCAGAGAACGTAGAGAATTAAAGGATCCGGATGAAAGACATCTAAAGAGAATCATCATAATTGTTCAACTTGGTGCTAGGAAATTGACCTTTGGATAATATATCACGTACCTTGGGTAGCAAAGAGCATATCCAGTGTGAGAAAATTGAGATTTGGATAGAAACCTTTCATTAAATGAAAAACCAGCTGCTATCAGCTGGAGGAGCAAATGCTTCACAAAAAGAATCATGAATGTTTAAGTACAAAACAAAGCTAAACAAAACGCCATTGCTAGGAGGAAGGTTTATCTTCAGCTGCAGCAGGAGCTGTCCAATACTTTTTCACGGCGAACAGCAGTTTTTCCCTCTCTAGAGGACCGTCTTCGTGGTCTACAATCTGGCTGTCCCATTCCATTCCGTCGATGATGCTCTTGATCTTCACCAGCACATCAACATCGTCTCGGATGACCACGCTCCCCTCCGGCCTCAGAATTCTGTCCATCTCCAGCAAAATGTCTTCCGCTTCGCATCTGCAACTCGAATAATGTGACACACATTGGTACATGTTGGTATTTAGTCACACATAAATAATATGCAAATGACTTGGAAAATGTTTAGGTTTTACCTATCTTTGTAGAGGCTAAACACTGAATCAGCATGAAGGAAGTCATAAGTTCTTGGATATGTAGACATTGCTTCACACCTGCGAATTTAAAACAACTCCAAGCGTGTTAGCCTTGAAAATTTAGATGTATGTCACATAGAAGATGTATGATAAAAtgttatgaaattaccagttctGATATGTTCCGATCAATCCTCGTTCGTAGATGACTCCAAGGGTGTTAGACTTAACCTCCACCGGAACCACATTCATGACCCAGACAGGGAGATCAACTAGGGCAGCAGCAAATCCACCCAACTGTGCATTCATGTCCAAAATATTTCTATACCTTCCAGGGTTTCCGAGCTGATTATTCACCGATTTATAGTACGAAACTCTCTTCTTCCACAGCTCCGAATCTTGCTTAAAAACGTCAGCCGTCACACCTTTCACAGTTCCCTTGCTAATCCTTGGTGGGATTGCATTGAGCCTATGTGGCCAGTTTGCCAACTTCCCTCCTGCAACTTCTTCATTGTCTGAAACTTCTGGCAATGGGGTTAAACAAGTCTCCAACTTTGTGTACCTTCAACATTTTTGTACAAAAGAAATGGATGAGTTTAACGAAAAATAATTCAgttatgtttttctttctaattaaattaacgAAATTCATTAAAAACGTGCACATGACACTAATCTCAATAAAGACAGTAACATCTGTAACtttaaaagataaaattaaagCGGACACATACCAAGCGGTATCAGGATCATTAGCGGGGCAGAAATTGCGAGCCTTGCCGAACTTGCGGTTGTTTTGGCAACTCAAATGGTTGGTGGGTTTTTGCCAAATGGCAATGTCGTCCTTCTCCGCCAACTTTTTCCAGCAGAGGCTCTTGGCTACATTCTCAATGGAAGTCTGCTCTTCATTCAAATCCTCTTTGGTTCTTTCCCAACCCTTCCAATATTTTGCCCAACGGATCGGCGGCCCCGATAGAATCCAGTACCCACCCGGTCGCAGAACTCTGTCCACCTCCGTTAAGTAAACCCCATCTGTACCAATTCAAAATGTGCGAAATTGTGTAAGTACGTAATTACTAATTCAAACGTTGTAATATAAACTATGACATGAATGATATGTTATAATATTAGTAAATAGATTTACGTACTGtctaaattaataatattatataatcgTGTAAAAGTCACGTAAAAGATTCGActaaaatttgaaagttaaaaGTGACTTTAGAAGTTTTACCGTGTTGGCCCCAGGGAATGAGGCAGCGAGAGCAATGGGCCATGTCAAAGGCTCGCGAAGGGTAAGGAAGTCTTTTCGACGCAATGACTCCGATGAGGGCGGGCACTCCGCGCTCGAGAGCAAATTGGACCTGCGACACGTGCGTGTCCCTCGGCGCGAACGACATGGCGAGGATGTCGCGGGACAACAGGTACGCTCCCCAACTGGCTACCTGCGTTGCATGCACGCACGTtgagaaaataagaaattaaaatcaCGTGGCTGCCACGTGGAACCCTCTCGAGTCAACGAGGATGACTCcgctaagaaaagaaaattattttcgaTAAATGCAGAAGGAGAAAATAAGTGTGATTAATTGTTTCTCGAAAAATATTATAGCGTAAGATTAAGACCACCTTTGAAACAAGGTAAAAAATTATCTCTTGAAAAACATTGTAACACAAGatcaacttcatcttgatatcaGGGTAAGGATTACGTTGAATATATATTACACCGTGACATATCAACAATGAATAAAATTTTCTTGCTTAAAAATTGAATTGTCATAAATTACAGATCAGCTCGGTGATATCAGATTTGGTGAAGTTATTTTCCAAATCGAAATGTTTTATTTCGGATTGAGGAACCAATAATTTAGTCTCATGGTTGACCAAATTATACATAATAAGTCTTAACTACGTATATTATTTGCACTTGATGATAGGATTGggtatattcaattgagattttgaaggattttaatgaatttataaattcatggattttgatggagtttaattgattttagAGATTCTATGTAGATTTTTTAGTGAATTTCCTCAAATTTTCAGGGGGAGAGGTGATATTCAataatgcttaaaatacactacgaaatctctcaaattcctttGAATTCCCCAACTTTTATAAATCCTTCAAAATTAATCTCtaattgaatacttaaatggtATACACTTCTTCAAAATCCTGATTAAGTACCCCTAAACTTTCAGATAATCACTTAAATCCTAATCGATACACCTGGATTTGTAAAAAGAATTAAGATatttcaaaatctcaattgaaaaCACCCCAAATCCTGCGAGATTCCTTTCTCAAGTTGGGAGTTAATCTGTAAATTTGAATTGCTAAAATTAGGAGGGAGGCAATGTCCTAGTTTGGGAAATTATACTGCCCCTCCCCTACCCTTcctattttgttttccttcttattTTATCACTAGGATATTAAAGTTGTTTAGTTGTGACCATCAATTACCAACTAATCCACAGCTAAATTCATATTTTATCCAAATTTGTCCTAATTCACATACCATCACCagttttcttctaaaaataacCATTCAATAATTcgaattaaaaacaattatttatccAAGTGTGTTAGACTAAACAAGTAATCACTTGGTGGACGATGgggatgagagatttttcaatgtgatcggaaTACGGGATGGTATAtccgtgtcattatacaaatggtgagatatatgtgtaaaaaagttaataacttaaaaaataaaattttccactacttatataaAACCACATGATATATCACCCGTGTTccaatcataataaaaaatttctcaataaGGACAACTAGGAGTATTAAAATACGTTAATGAAAGACAAAATATTATCATAAATCTTAATTAAGTAGTAAAGAAACAAATGAGgaatataatttaattagtaaATCTAATCGtattaatttgtaaataaaCAAATGAGGATAATGCAAGCTTGCTTACCCCACAGCCTGTATCAATGGCGGTCCGAATCGAGCCATCTTTGAGATTGATGAATTTGCCAATATCATCAATGTACGCGTCCGCACCGTTAGGGAACATGGTGCCTCCCCCAGGGAACCTAAACCTATCTCCTTCGTATATGATCCAATTCTGCACGGCCTTCTCCACCGTCAACTCCTTGTGCGGCGCATTGGCGTACCAAGCCAGATCCCGGCTTCTCGGCCACGGGAACACGTTTTTGTAGCCGTGCGGTGCTGGGATGCGGCACTTAAGGAGCTCGCTCGTCTCGGGGCAGTGCCTCTCTCTGTATATGAGCCTGTCACGGTCAAACTTCAGCGACCTCTTGTCGTCCTCGCATGGCGTGTACTCGCTGTATTTTGCATCGCAGCGCGGGAACACGTTGGTGGTGGTAGCGTGGGAGGACGTGGCGGTGCTGAAGTTGGGGCTGTGGTGGGAGGTGAAATCTAAGGCTGACACGGTGgttgttgtggttgtggtgTGGATTTCGTTGGGGGATTTGCATGGGAGTTTGAAGGTTGGCGTGGAGGCGGTTTTGGTGACCGCGGTGGGGCCGCCGTGTTGCCAGAGGCCGAAAAAGTAGGAGCAGAGGCAGAGGAAGAGGACGACGGGTAAGGTGTAGACGTTGGGTGTTTTCCAAAGGAATAGAGAGGGTTTGGAGGGCTTGGAGGTTGGGTGGTACGGAAGGCGGTTGTCCTTAGAAGCCATGGAtgtatggtggtggtggaggaaagTGTTTGAcgattttctttctcttcccttGGAATTTAAAAGGGTTTAGATTTGAGGGAAGTGGAGGCAGTGAAGGGCTTAGATAAATAAGGTTATGATGCACGTTGCGGCATGTGGGATGGTGGTGTTTGTCTAATTTACCAACACATTGGGGCTTGGATTTTGAAATAGACCTGCCAAGTATAGGCAGGTTAATCTGGTTCTTCTTGCTTGCTTGCTCGAGAGGGCACGGTGCGGAATTTCttattgattgaataatttatCTTGCCACTTAGTAAGAGATCTTATGTTTCATTCTTGCCAAAAACGAATTCGAAcaacattattgttagctcatggCGAGACTAAGCCtacccctttagtgtagataataacgtttgttcaaaaaataaaaaataataaaacgcCTTAACTCATGGGGTTTGAATTAGAGTTGTCAAAAATGTAACTGAGATTGGGTTTGAATTAGAGTTGTCAAAAATGGAACTGAGATTGGTTTAGTGTGTAAGCTAAAGGTAAATAAATGTGTAACAAGTAAAGTGAGGCCAAAAGAATTGAAAATGTTAGTTTCAAGGGGCAAGATGAGACAAAACCAACTTTAAAAGGTAAATTTGGGTTAAATGATAGTTTCAGAGAGCATTTCAAATAATAAGCCTTCTTTTTAATGTCCTCCCCCCATTAGTCTACCTAGTTGGATTATATCCATCATTGTGTAGAAACACTAATATATTACACTAAGATGTGTAGATTTGGTTAAATCGTATCATAAGTGAGTTGTTATAAATTGTAATCGAATGagagttaaaattaaaatatttcatTAACAAATTGGAAAATACAATTAATACAGAACGTATTCGTTTCTATATGGCCTCAATGCCATGttacaagaaaaaagaagtCAAATATTGTcattaagaaaatatatatcaaatatcAACTGGTGTATGTATGTAGCTACATGCTCCAAATGAACCTCAGCTAGTATCGCACTACATAAAACCTGGTACCAagttgcaagaaaaaaaaattaaatattgtcaTTAAAATATATCTCACGTATCAACTGGTGTATGTAGCTGCATGTTCCAATGAACCTCAACTAGTATTGCACTTGCATAGATCACAGATCCCACTGAATCTTTTACACCAATGTTTCGTAATCTCGCGAAGAAGATAAGCAAATCAACTGATTCACCTAACCCCTCTCTTCTTCCTAGAAGTAAGGAGTTCGAATAGGGAAATTCAATTCGCAAGGACGCAGATGGCCCTAAAATCGTAAGATCGAGATCGGGCTATTGAGGCTAAACGGTACCAAGttgcatgataaaaaaaattcaaatattgtCATAACATATAAACTTCGTTGCATTTAAACATTGGcttctttttttctcattgATACGGTTGTGTGACACATTTCAACACGTGCCCTCATGTGGGACCCACTAATTAGATTCCATGTGGAAGATTCACACATcgacaaccacgtggagccaaggGGACTCACCCTACACGCGAGGCCAAGTGACCCACCATCATCGCGTAGGCCcaaggggacccacccatcacgtAGCAAGACAGTACGGACCCGCTCTTTGGCtatgataccatgtagaattattAGAGAGGCGGGTCAAGGGCCCACTTCTAACAGCACCGATACTATCCCCAACTTGGTTACCACCTGCACTATTCGTTAGGtgtggagttttatcacaaaatgttTCGGTGTTAGTTGGAGtgggttaggatatttaaacttttttttttctca is a window from the Pyrus communis chromosome 16, drPyrComm1.1, whole genome shotgun sequence genome containing:
- the LOC137721441 gene encoding probable methyltransferase PMT15 produces the protein MASKDNRLPYHPTSKPSKPSLFLWKTPNVYTLPVVLFLCLCSYFFGLWQHGGPTAVTKTASTPTFKLPCKSPNEIHTTTTTTTVSALDFTSHHSPNFSTATSSHATTTNVFPRCDAKYSEYTPCEDDKRSLKFDRDRLIYRERHCPETSELLKCRIPAPHGYKNVFPWPRSRDLAWYANAPHKELTVEKAVQNWIIYEGDRFRFPGGGTMFPNGADAYIDDIGKFINLKDGSIRTAIDTGCGVASWGAYLLSRDILAMSFAPRDTHVSQVQFALERGVPALIGVIASKRLPYPSRAFDMAHCSRCLIPWGQHDGVYLTEVDRVLRPGGYWILSGPPIRWAKYWKGWERTKEDLNEEQTSIENVAKSLCWKKLAEKDDIAIWQKPTNHLSCQNNRKFGKARNFCPANDPDTAWYTKLETCLTPLPEVSDNEEVAGGKLANWPHRLNAIPPRISKGTVKGVTADVFKQDSELWKKRVSYYKSVNNQLGNPGRYRNILDMNAQLGGFAAALVDLPVWVMNVVPVEVKSNTLGVIYERGLIGTYQNWCEAMSTYPRTYDFLHADSVFSLYKDRCEAEDILLEMDRILRPEGSVVIRDDVDVLVKIKSIIDGMEWDSQIVDHEDGPLEREKLLFAVKKYWTAPAAAEDKPSS